AATTATTAGTAAGCCAACTATTAAAAAAGGGGCAAGAAGTACGTGTAAAGGTTTTAAGCATTAATGCAGAACAGCATAAAATGGGTTTAAGTGTAAAAGAGTGCATTGAAAATCCACTACAAGAGTTTGTAACTAAGTATAGCTTAGGTTTAGTAGTAACTTGTATAGTAAAGGATATTGCAAAATATGGTGTAATAGTTGAGTTTGAGGATTTTCAGGATATATACGGTACTATAAATGCAGCAGATTTAAGTTGGTCTAAAGATTATAAAGACGAAATTAGGAAATATAAAGTTGGGGATAAAATAAAAGCGAAAATCCTAAGGATTAACGTTAATAAGTTTAGGGTTAATCTTGGAATAAAACAGCTTGAATACGATCCTTTTGAAGGATTTTTAAATACTATTCAAGTAGGCGATAAATTAAAGGCAACTGTTGTAAAAATAGAAGAGCAAAACGTATTAGTTGAGGTTGCAGGTGGTGTGACTATTTTAATTGAAAGTAGTAATTTGCCAGAAAATAAAGAATTTAATCCAATGCAAAAAATTGATGTTGAAGTAACAGAAGTTGGAACATATAGCGTTTGTTTGTCTTGTAAAGTTTAGACCTAGGTATGTGCATAAGCGTCTCTATAGAAAGTCTTTAATTTAAAATAGTTATGGCAACAAAAATATCTTTAATTCAGCGCATAAAAAAAAACTTTGTTAAAAAGTAATGTAGCAACAATTATCAACATTTTTTTCTCGTCCATTGTGGATTGTTTTCAAGATGGCGGTAATGTTGAACTCAGGGAATTTGGTTCATTTTCAATTAAAAGCTGCAACTTTATGGTTGATAAGGCAGCAAGTTCACATAATCAATACTTAAGAATCTATTTCCGTAGTAGTAAAAAATTATCTGCTCAAATTAACAATTTATTTAAATTAAAATAAAGTATATAGTTTACCTAACAACATTTTCAAGTTATTAAAATAGAAATTGTTCATTAAATATTCTTTCATCTAAAGAATGGTCATAATCAAACAGCAAAATTATCTGCTTATTTAGATTTTTATAAACTTTTACTCTTAATATATTATGAAATTCCGTATAATCAGAAACAATAGTTACCGATCGGTTTTGTGGATCAATAATCTCAAGCTCAACTAAATCATCATCAGATAGTAGTGCACCGCGCCAACGCCTAGGTCTAAATGGATTTATAGGAGTTAAAGCAAAAAGATTTGAATTTAGCGGCAAAATAGAACCACCAGCAGAAAAATTATATGCAGTGCTACCAGCTGGAGTTGAAAGCATTATTCCATCACCAACTAGTTTTTCCATTCTTAATTTATTATTGATAATTATTTTTATATGAACCACTCTATTGGTTTTTCTAAATAACGATACTTCATTAATAGCAACAGAACGGTATCCTTGACCATTCACATCTGTAGCTTCCATTTCCAGCAAGGTTAGCTCAGTTGGCACTGCTTTATTTATGTGCTGCACTAAATTTCCTTCTAAAGAATCGTTTAGTAAAACCCCTGTCTCTTCTAATGGTTTATTTAGTAAAAACCCCACTGTGCCATAACTTATTCCGTATACAGGTATACCATTACCAATCACATAATTATGTAAACTATGTAACATAAATCCATCCCCACCTATGACTAAAAGAAGGTCAATATCAGATGTTGATTCTTGC
This sequence is a window from Candidatus Mesenet endosymbiont of Phosphuga atrata. Protein-coding genes within it:
- a CDS encoding NAD kinase → MNKYEKIAYAVADSVKSQQIYSFLKRSSFIDIEQQESTSDIDLLLVIGGDGFMLHSLHNYVIGNGIPVYGISYGTVGFLLNKPLEETGVLLNDSLEGNLVQHINKAVPTELTLLEMEATDVNGQGYRSVAINEVSLFRKTNRVVHIKIIINNKLRMEKLVGDGIMLSTPAGSTAYNFSAGGSILPLNSNLFALTPINPFRPRRWRGALLSDDDLVELEIIDPQNRSVTIVSDYTEFHNILRVKVYKNLNKQIILLFDYDHSLDERIFNEQFLF
- a CDS encoding HU family DNA-binding protein, translating into MLKSNVATIINIFFSSIVDCFQDGGNVELREFGSFSIKSCNFMVDKAASSHNQYLRIYFRSSKKLSAQINNLFKLK